Below is a window of Hyalangium ruber DNA.
GCGAGCCCCTGCTGCTGCGCGAGGGTGTCCACGAGCACCTCGCGCAGCACGTGGTACTCGTGGATGAGCTGACCGAGGGTGTAGTCCGGGTGCCGCGAGCGCTCCTCTCCGTGCAGTCTGGCCACCTGGGCGTTGTGGTCCGCCTGGGACGAAGAGGTGGGGGCCGTCAGCGTGCAGGCCAGTTGCTCGAGGAAGTCCGGCAGGGAGTCGATGAGTGCTGGGCGGTCCTGAGCACCTGAGGCGTAGATTTCCCGCAGCACCCGCTGCTCCCAGCGCTGGAGGATCTGGTCCTTCTGCTCGCGAACGAGCGAAGCAGCGGAAGTTCCAGCGAGCCTCTGAGAGACGGAATCCATCAGTCACGGACCCTTTCACGCTTCAGCTCATTCGGGCGAACGTTTATCTCGCGGCGACCGGGGTCAAGAGGCGACGGAATCACAGGACAAGGGGCGCTCTCGGAGCACCCGAGCGACCGAACGGTTGGCCTTCGGTACCCTCCGCGCTTGTGTACCACGTGAAGTGGAGCACGAAAGCCGCAGGTTGGGCTCAGCGTGAGACGGAGCGCGTAAGGATGCCGAGACGAACAAACACTCAGTTCACGGAAGATGAACTTGTCGCTCTCGCATTCGAAGAGCTGCACCTGAGCCGGAACACGTGGCACATCGAGCTGGTGCTCCTTGATGGTTGGATGGGGCTGAAGGTCAGACGCAAGCTGGGGCGAAGCGTGGAGAGAGGCGCCTCGTTCACCGCGAAGACGAGCGCCTCGGAGCGGAAGAAGAAGTTTCTGGAGCTGGTGCGCTCAGCGGTGGACGAGCTGTCCATCGACCCAGGGTAATCGACAAGAGAGGGTTTGACTCAAGGTAGCGGGAACCCTCTCGTTGGAACCTCTCCCTCAACCCGCCTCCTATTCGCCCTATGCGCTTCGGGGCCTCCCAATCCTGATCGCATAACCGGTTCTACCGTCATGTCGAGGGAAGACACGCCTCCTCGTAGCCCCAGCGCTCCTGTGCCTCACCTTCATCCAGGATTGGCTTCAACACCAACTTGACGACGACCTTGACCAGGTCATCTGCACGAGAGGCGGTCACTGTGCTTCCTCGGGTGTCGGGTCCTTGTCGCCCTTCTTGAGGTTACAGTCCCGGCAGCGCACCTGGGCGTTGTTCTCTTCGCCAGGTCCACCTTTCGATCAGCGTGCCGAGGCGCGCCAGATTGCCGGGCAGTGCGGCGAGCCGGATGAGAGGCGGAGCAGCCGCTCTGGCGCACGCCTTCGCGCGGGTGCGCTGCGAGAGTTGCAAGGACGAGCCGGCACATGTCCGCTGCCAGCGTCATGTCGTGCGTGTGCGGCGACGCCGGGTGCGTTCGCGGGGCGGGCACGGCTGGACAGGCAATGGGCGACGTACGCCGAGGTAGCCAGTCACCAGCGCGCGGAGCTCACGCTCGAAGCGTGGGCTGTCCCATGTCGGACAGCCCGGCGAGTGAACCCTGCCGCGAGCGCTCACCCTGGGAACCACCCATGACGATCGGCCTACGCCCCATCTTGAGCACGCCCGGGGTCCCTTGCGCCTTGCTCAAGCGAGGGTGGGGGTTCGACCGGACCGGTGCGGCGCGCGCCTGACGCTTCCGCTCTCGCACGCGATTGCGTAGCGTGAAGCGCCCGAGTCGGGAGGAACGCTCATGGCCAAGAAAGTCGCCGCCAAGAAGCCAGCCAAGAAGGCCCCAGTCAAAACGCAGAAGAACAAGGCCTCAGTCGCCGAATTCATCGCCGCAGTCGATGACGACGCCAAGCGCGCGGACGCCAAAGCGATCGACAAGCTGCTGCGCGAGGTCACTGGCGAGAAGCCCGCGATGTGGGGGCCGTCGATTATCGGCTATGGCTCGTACAAATACACGAACACGATGGGCGAGGCGGATTGGCCGAAGATCGGCTTCAGCCCACGCAAGGGCGCGACCGTGCTCTACATCGTGCCGGACTTCCTCGCGTCCGATCCGCTGATGAAAAAGCTGGGTAAGTACAAGAACGGAAAGAGCTGCCTCTACATCAACAAACTCGCCGACGTGGATCAGAAGGTGCTGCGCGAACTGGCCACGCGTTCGTGGAAGCACATGAGCGAGAAGTACGGATAAGAAAAAGGTATCCCCCTGTGGAACCCCCAGGACGCCAGCGCAACGATCCGGCCCAGGTCCCGGGCGACCTGGGTGCTGGACTTGCCCTCGGCCAGCACCCAGTCCTCCCATCCTTCTGATGCGGAGTGAGGCTCAGTTCAGCAGGGATTGGATGGGGAGCGGGATGTACAGGGGATTTCCATTGCCCAGCTGCCCATCGTCGTTGAAGCCCCAGGCCCAGCCGGTTCCATCCGAACCCACCATCATCGAGTGCAGCTCGCCAGCGGCCAGCTTCAGGCCTCCGCTCAGCCCAAGCACCTGCTTGGGCGTGTAGAGATCGTACGCATCGCCATTGCCCCGCTGGCCCCTCTCGTTGGAGCCCCAGGCCCACACGGTGCCGTCCGACTTCACGGCCATCGCATGGGTGGCGCCAGCGGCCACGAAGGCCACCCCGCTCAGGTTCTTCGTCTGCACCGGCGTCCGGCTGGTGCTCCGAAGGTCGCGGGGCTCGTTCCACCGGGAAAGAACAGCGAGAGGTGCTGGGTGCAGTGTGAAGCAGTCACCACCCAACGCGACGCGATCAATGTGCCCGTACATGCGCCGCCTCCGGTCAGGAACTGGCCCACTTCGGGCCGCGCGGTGGTGGCGGTTCCAGAGAGCAGCGGTTCCTCCACCACGCCGGCTTGAGCGCTCGCCTCTGGAATGGCCACGGGAAAGAGCCAGGCGAAAGCACAGCTGAACCCAATGAAAGCACTTGAAGATCGTGACACGGTGCCCCTCGTGAACAGTTCAAGCAGACAGACGTGGCCAGCAGGCACCGTGAGCGCCGTGAGCTGAGCCCGCTCGCCCACTCGCCCACTCGCCGGACACAGCAGGCCCAAGGCCAGCCACTTCAGGCCCATGGAGACCCACCGCCTACTGGGGGCACATGCGGCCGATCCTATTCGGCACGCTCGAATCTCACCTGCAAGGGACCGGGCTTCCTCAAGGCCTCGACACCGCCGTCGAGCGTTCCGAGCGTGATGAGCCCGCTCGCAGGGTCGGAGTCCTTGTAGAACAGGGCGAGGTTCCCCCAGGGGGCGTAGTAGGTGATGGCCCCGGCCTTGCCACCGGAGCTCGCGGGCGCGCCCTTCGTGGACAGCTTGCGCGGCAGGTAACGGCGTACGCCCGGCCGAGGACCGGGAGCCCGACGAGCGTCACGATGAGCCACTTCATGTCCGTTCTCCAAAGCTGCGCAAGCGGCACGTGCATCCGCCCACTCACCGCGCCGCATCCAGACAGAACAAGGGTGCAAGGCCACCCGCGGAAGCTCAAAAGCTGTACGCCTGGCCATCCGCCGACACCCGCACGCGCACTTGAGGCGCGCCGCGAGACAGCGTGCGGGTGAAACTTGGGCTGCTCGGCTCACGCACTCGGCGCTTCCGGCGGGAGCGCGTTTCGGCCTCGAATCATGTCAGCAGCTTTCTCGGCGATCATGACGGTGGGGGCATGGGTGTTCCCGCCGATCAGCGTTGGCATGACGGAGGCGTCCACCACTCGGAGCCCTTCGAGCCCTCGCAGCTTCAGCGTCTCATCCACGACCGCCAACGGATCGTCCGCCGTGCCCATTCGGCAGGTCCCCACTGGGTGGTAGAGGGTCTCGCCCTCGCGCCGCGCCCAGGCGTCGATCTCCTCATCCGTCTGGACCCGCGGGCCTGGCGAGTACTCCGCCCCGCGGAAGCCATCCAGCGCGCTCCTCGAGGCCACCCGACGGGTGATCCTCACGCCCTCTCGGAGCGCCCGACGATCTCCCTCCGCCGCCAGGTAGTTGGCGCGGATCGCCGGAGTGTCGAAGGGATCGCGCGAACGGAGCCGCACCTCGCCGCGGCTCTCGGGACGCAGATGGCAGACGTACAGGGTGAAACCATCCTTGTCCACGCTCACCTTGCCGTGGTCTCGCATGATGGAGAGCACCACGTGCAACTGCAGGTCCGGCCGATCGAGTTCGGGCCGTGACTTCAGGAAGGCGCCAGACTCCAGGAAGTTGTGACGCCCGAAGCCTTGCTTTCGCAGCAGGTAGTTCAACGCCAGGAGGTATTTGCGGAGGCCTCTTCGGACCGAGTAACCGGTGATCGGCTGGGGGCACTCGTAGGCCACCATGACGTTGAAGTGGTCCTGCAGGTTCCTGCCCACCCCCTTCAGGGAATGCACCACCGGCACCCCGACCTCCTGAAGCTGCAAGGGATCGCCAATGCCCGAGAGTTGCAGGATCTGAGGCGTCTGCACCGCGCCCGCGCAGACAATCACCTCGCGTGAGGCCCGCACCTGCCGCAGCTCGCGCCGCGTGCCCTGGGCATATTCCACGCCGACGGCCCGTCCCTGCTCGATCAGGATGCGCGTCACATGGACTTCCGTCCGAGCATCCAGGTTGCGCCGCACGCCCAGGAGAGGCTTGAGGTACGCCGCTGCCGCGCTCCAGCGCTCGCCGTCCTTGATGTTGAGATGGTAGGGGCCCCAGCCTTCCTGTCGCACGCCATTGAAGTCGTCCGTGACGGGGAAGCCCTCCTCACGCCCCGCCTCGATGACCGCGCGGAAGAGCGGATTGGCCGAGCGCGCGGGGGCCACGTGCAGGGGGCCTGTGCTCCCATGGTAGGCATTGCCCCCAGATTCGAACGTCTCGGCTCGCTTGAAGTACGGCAGTACCTCCGCGTAGGACCAGCCCTCCAGGCCCTGCTGCCGCCACGCGTCGTAGTCACGGGCGTGACCCCGGATGTAGACCATGGCGTTGATCGCGGAAGAGCCGCCCCAGCCCCTGCCCCGAGGCCACCACAATCGGCGTCCCTCCAAGTGCGGCTCGGGCTCCGTCCAGAAACCCCAGTTGCAGGGCCCCTGCACGCTGAACAGGTCGCTCGCGGTCGCGGGCATGCGCACCAACATGCTGTCCGCCTTGCCGCCGGCCTCGAGCAGCAACACGCGCACGTTTGCATCTTCCGTGAGGCGGTGGGCCAGAACACACCCCGCTGAACCCGCGCCGATGATGACATAGTCGTACTGGGTCATGGGCGGGCTCGCGATGGAAGGTGGAGCTTCAGGACGTACAGCATGTCCCGCTCGCTTCGCCCACGGCCCACGATGAGCCCATCGCGCAGCAGGACGCTGGCCTCCATGGCGTCCTGGAAGTGGACCAGGGGCTCGGGCTCCTCCCTCCGGTAGAGCGCGAACGGCCCATCCCCCAGGGCCTCCCAGAACCGCTGGCCCACGGCCTCCCGAGGCGTCACGCTGGCCTGGATCTCCCGCAGCGGCGCCCCCGTGGCGAGCTCGAAGAAGCGCGCGCACTGATCATTGGCCATGGTGACCACCACGCCCTCGCCCAGCGCCACGGAGAAGGCCAGGGCAGGATGGGGCAGCTCACGCACGAGCGCTCCCGTCCGCGCGTCGAAGATGCGCACGACTTCATCCCGGCAGCAGGCCGCCACCCGTGCGCCATCCGCGGACAGGCCCACGCCGATGACGGGCGCTTCCGCCGCCTGGATGACCCGCCGCGTGCCCGTCGGCACCTCGAAGAGCTCGAGCTCCCCCGAGCCCCGGCCCACGGCGATCCACGGGGCGTGGGCCGCCGCCGCATAGGCGGGCGCGGGCTTCACCAAGGCCTCGGTATCCACCACCGCCGTGCCGCCCTTCACCTCGTGCAGCAACAGGCGCGAGCCCTTGGGGGAGCCGGACACCACGCACGTACCATCGGGGGTGAAGTCCACCAGCGTGACGGGGCCCTCATGGCCGCCCAGCGAGTGCAGCAGCGCGCCGTCCGCCACGCGCCACACCCGGACCTTCCCCGGCTCCACCACGCCCGCCAGGAGCTGGCCATCGGGAGAGAAGGCCATGGGCCGCTCCTCGAGGAACAGCGCCCTCTCCCCTTGCTCTCCCCCAGGGTTGACGGACAGCGCCCGCACCGGCGTGAGGCTCTTCACGTCGAGCAGCCGGATCCCCAGGCGCGAGGACTCCTCCTCCATGAGGGAGACGGGGTAGGCCAGCAAGGTGTCATGGGGGCTGGTCTTCCACGCCTGCCCGTACGCCTCCTCGTAGTCAGGAGCGAAAGAGCGGATGTGGCCCCGCGCATCCACGGCGAGCGTCGCATCCATCCTCCGCACGATCGCCACCTCGCCCTCGGGCCGCCCCCACAGGTTCTGCACGCGCTCCTTCTCGGTCAACAGGGTGGGCGCGGGCTCCGAGTCCATCTCGCTCACGCGCACCTTGCCGTCGACCGCCGTGAGGGCGAAGCGCTGGCCCGCCGGATGGAAGGCCACACCGCGCTCGTGCCCGTCGGACTCATAGGGGCGGGTGCGCAGCACGTCTCCGCTCCGTGCGTCCAGCACCTCCAGCCGGTTGTAGGTCAGCACCCCCAGCCGCGCCGTGCCGAGCCACGCCACGTGCGAGTAGGGGTCCTTGCCCCCCGCCTTGCGCACCTGCGTCCAGCCCTCCGTCTCCACCAGGGCGATGCCCTCGCTCGCGGTCAGCGCGAGCCACTCCCCGTCCGAGCTGAACTCCAAGTCCTGCACGAGCGTCCCCGCCTGGATGCAGGCCACCTGGGTCCCCGTCGCCACGTCCCAGATGCGCGCCGTCTCGTCCGACGAGCCCGTGGCCAGCCAACGGCCCGAGGGGTGGAAAGCCACGCACAGCGCGGACTGCTCATGCCCCTCCAGCGTCCGCACCTCCTCGCCCGAGGCCACGTCGAACAGCCGCACCCTCCACCCGAGGTTCGCCGCGGCGAGCAGCCGGCCATCCGGGCTGAAAGCCACCGACGTCACCCGCCCCTCCTGCCCCGTCATCTCATGCAGCAGCTCGCCCGTCTCCGCGTCCCAGAGGCGTGCGTCATGATCGCGCGAGCCCGAGGCCAGCCGCGTGCCATCCGCGCTCCACGCCAGGCCCAGCACCTCGCCCTCGTGCCCCTCAAGCACGTGGATGCACTGGCCCGTGGCCACGTCCCAGATGCGCACGTTCTGCCCATCGTCCCACGAGCCCGTGGCCAGCCGTGTCCCCGTGGGGTTGTAGGCGGCGCACAGCACGTGCGCGCCGTGGGGCAGGACCTGGTCCTCGCTCTCCAGCTCTCCGGGCAGCGGCAACAGGGACTCCAGCCAGGGCGCACCTCCGCGCGCCTCGTGCTGGCGCCGCCACTGCTGGGCGAGCGCGTACAGGTGCGCCTCGGGATGACTCCATGGGCCCTTGCCTTCAGGGGTGAAGTGCGCGGCGGTGTCGGGCGCATCGAACCAGCGCAGGCGGTTGTAGAGGCTCTGGAAGAGCGCCTCGGGGTGCTCACGCAGGAAGCCTGAATCGAGCGCGACCGCGCTCCGGAGGATCCGCAGCGTCCTCGGCCCGACCGTGAGGCTGTCCTCCTTGCGCACCCGGGCGTCCGCGGGAAGGCGCGAGAGCGCCGCGTCCAGGGCGGCCAGGAGCGCCTCCACGCCCTCGGCCTTCACGAGCCGCTCGAGAGTGGGGAGTTCGGTGAGCGCGGAGAGTTCGTCGGTCATGGGAGGCAAGGCTCCTCGGGGGGGCGGCCAGGGGAAAGCGCGTCATATCGCGGGCACTCACCTCACGCTGGAAGTGGAGTGCGGATGGGTCCGCACAAAAAACGTCATGCGCGTGTAACCGGCTGAAAAGGGGGTGCGTATCGGCAGGCATCTCCCGTCCCCCCACCGAGGACACCATGACGATCAAGACCGCCAGCCGTGAGCTCCGCACCCTCTCCAAGCCCGCGCCCCAGCTGCAGACCGCCACTCGGATTGTGAAGCCGGCCACCGTGACCGTGAACCCGCAGGTCCGCGCCCGGCTCCAGAGCGATGACTTCCGGCCGGCGTCCACCCGCACCCGCCCGTTGTCGCTCACCGGTGAGTCGCGGGGCCAGGTGACGCCGTTCGCGGGCCCCTCCATCCGGGCCTCGCAGCTCTCCTCCCTGGAGGGCGGCAGCATCCAGGACCGGCTCGCCGTGAATGGCGGGCTCCTGGCGGACGCGCGCCTCAACACGCTGCTGGGCAAGGACGCCAGGTCCCTCCTGCGCGCCGGTGACATCGCCGGCCTGGAGGGCGCCAGTGCCGAGATCGCTCGCCTCACCGGCTCGGAGCAGGAGAGCGCGGAGGAGGCCATCGCCGAGGCGGTGGACACCGGCGACGCGCAGGCGGTGACCGACTGGCTCCGGGAGCACCCAGATGCCGAGGACCGGGCGGAGTTCTACGACCTCCTCTTCTCCCTGCCGCACCTGGCGGGCGAGGTGCTGAACAACGTGGAGAACCTCTCCACCGCGGACCGGCAACTCCTGGCCAACTCGCTGAACGCGGCCTACGAGAGCGGCGCGGTGACCGACGAGGAGCTGGCGGAGGGGGTGGTGGGCGGCGGCTACGGCGCTTCGTTCGGCGAGACCCACGAGGGCCTGGCGGACATCGTGGCCCGTACCGGGAACCCTGACCTGATCGGCACCTATGCCACGCGCGAGCTGGAGCTGGCCCGGGCCCATGGCGGGCAGGATCTCCAGCGGGTGCAGGCGGCCGCCGCCGCGCTGAACGGGCTGAGCCCCACCGAGCTGCAGGACTATCTGGCCCAGAACGGGGAGGACGTGAACTTCCTGGTGGACAACATCAACCACGACGGCGGCTTCGGCTACGCCGAGACCAGCACCGCCCTGGGGGACCTGCTGGAGACGGCCGCGCGCATCCAGCCGCCGACCGAGGAGTCGCTGGCGCTGTTCGAGCGGTCCATCCCGCAGCTGGGCGAGAACCCGCACTCCCGCGAGGGCGCGGCCAGGTTCTTCGAGCGGAACATCGAGCAGGTCCTGGCCTCGTACACCGACGACTCCGGCTCGTTGACCCTGGAGGGGCAGGAGAAGCTGGGGCACTTCTTCGGCAACACGCTGTTCTCCGAGCCGTCGTTCCCGGGCCAGGAGCAGCTCCAGGAGGCGCTGCTGGGCAAGCTGGATGCGCTGGCCAGCTCGCTCGAGGCGGAGGCCAACGCCAACCCGCCAAGCATCGAGGCGCAGGAGCGGGCCCGGTTGCTGGGCAGTCTGATTGGCACGGTGGAGGGCGGCTTCCAGTTCGCGGTGGACGAGCTGGAGCAGAAGAACCAGGCCATCGAGGGCTTCACGGACTTCCTCTTCAAGGCCGGCGAGCTGATCCCGGACCTCCCGTTCCCCGGCGGTGGACTGCTCAAGGACGTCGCCCTGGAGCAGCTCCAGGAGTGGGTGACGGACAGCCTCACCGAAGAGGCGGAGGAGGCCGAGGACGCCCTGCCGTTCCACGCCGCCTTCGCGCAGGGGATCGACAACCCGGCGCTGCGGACCGCCTACGACGCCGCCCGCGGCGACGTCTTCCAGAACGTGGTGAAGGAGCTGATCAACTAGCCGCGGTTCCTGAATTCAGATTGTTTGGTCCCGACATGTAAGCCCTGCCCCCTTTCTCGGAGGGAGAGCGCTTGAGAGCGGCGGGTTGCTCTGTGCGGAAGCGGCTCCAATCGAACCCGTGTAGGGGGGAAACCGGCCGCTCTGAAAAACGGCGCTCCCCTCGGTTTCCCTCTGAAAATCGGCCCCTCGAAGCGGCGACCATGGCTGCCGTCCTGGAGCGCGCCACTGGCCCGAGCCGGAACTGTCGGACACGGGCCTCCAGCAGAGAACCGGCGTAGCCTTGACCCGCAGCACCTCTCTTGATTGAAGGACGTGGCCATGCGTCCGCGAACTTGCAGCGCCTCCCTGCTCCTTCTCTCGGCCTGCGCCACGATGGATCCGAGCCCAGGAGAGTTGGAGGACCCGAGTCCTCCGAGTCCGAGATTCGCCAATCTTCAGCGGGCGGCGCAGTACCCGTGGACGGATGATGGGAAATGCGTGGTGCGGGAAGCCTCCAACGAGTGGCCGCTCCTTACAGAGCGGTGCTTTCATGCTCTCGATCGCGACAGGGTCAGGTTTCGGGATGTCACCGGAAGATGCGCTGTCGCCTACGCGGGTGCAGCAGTTCCCGCAGCCGTGGCCCTCTGTGTCTTTGCGGCACCCGAGATCGTTGTCGGTGCAGTGATTGTTATTGGCGCGGTAGTGGTGGCAACCGCGATCCAAGAGGGGATTGATGCTTACCAACGCAACGCATCCCGTAAGCGTGCGAAGCCCAAGACTCAAACGCGACCGACCAAGGAACTGTTAGCGAACCGAGCGCCTAAGCCAAAGGGTCCGAGCACCGAAGACCTCTTCCCCTCACTGCCGACAGACTCCAACCCACGCCACCCTGAGTGCGAGCCCATTCCGATCCCACACG
It encodes the following:
- a CDS encoding DUF1801 domain-containing protein; its protein translation is MAKKVAAKKPAKKAPVKTQKNKASVAEFIAAVDDDAKRADAKAIDKLLREVTGEKPAMWGPSIIGYGSYKYTNTMGEADWPKIGFSPRKGATVLYIVPDFLASDPLMKKLGKYKNGKSCLYINKLADVDQKVLRELATRSWKHMSEKYG
- a CDS encoding RCC1 domain-containing protein, coding for MQTKNLSGVAFVAAGATHAMAVKSDGTVWAWGSNERGQRGNGDAYDLYTPKQVLGLSGGLKLAAGELHSMMVGSDGTGWAWGFNDDGQLGNGNPLYIPLPIQSLLN
- a CDS encoding trypsin-like serine protease translates to MGLKWLALGLLCPASGRVGERAQLTALTVPAGHVCLLELFTRGTVSRSSSAFIGFSCAFAWLFPVAIPEASAQAGVVEEPLLSGTATTARPEVGQFLTGGGACTGTLIASRWVVTASHCTQHLSLFFPGGTSPATFGAPAGRRCRRRT
- a CDS encoding cyclophilin-like fold protein, producing the protein MAHRDARRAPGPRPGVRRYLPRKLSTKGAPASSGGKAGAITYYAPWGNLALFYKDSDPASGLITLGTLDGGVEALRKPGPLQVRFERAE
- a CDS encoding choline dehydrogenase; this translates as MTQYDYVIIGAGSAGCVLAHRLTEDANVRVLLLEAGGKADSMLVRMPATASDLFSVQGPCNWGFWTEPEPHLEGRRLWWPRGRGWGGSSAINAMVYIRGHARDYDAWRQQGLEGWSYAEVLPYFKRAETFESGGNAYHGSTGPLHVAPARSANPLFRAVIEAGREEGFPVTDDFNGVRQEGWGPYHLNIKDGERWSAAAAYLKPLLGVRRNLDARTEVHVTRILIEQGRAVGVEYAQGTRRELRQVRASREVIVCAGAVQTPQILQLSGIGDPLQLQEVGVPVVHSLKGVGRNLQDHFNVMVAYECPQPITGYSVRRGLRKYLLALNYLLRKQGFGRHNFLESGAFLKSRPELDRPDLQLHVVLSIMRDHGKVSVDKDGFTLYVCHLRPESRGEVRLRSRDPFDTPAIRANYLAAEGDRRALREGVRITRRVASRSALDGFRGAEYSPGPRVQTDEEIDAWARREGETLYHPVGTCRMGTADDPLAVVDETLKLRGLEGLRVVDASVMPTLIGGNTHAPTVMIAEKAADMIRGRNALPPEAPSA
- a CDS encoding WD40 repeat domain-containing protein; translation: MTDELSALTELPTLERLVKAEGVEALLAALDAALSRLPADARVRKEDSLTVGPRTLRILRSAVALDSGFLREHPEALFQSLYNRLRWFDAPDTAAHFTPEGKGPWSHPEAHLYALAQQWRRQHEARGGAPWLESLLPLPGELESEDQVLPHGAHVLCAAYNPTGTRLATGSWDDGQNVRIWDVATGQCIHVLEGHEGEVLGLAWSADGTRLASGSRDHDARLWDAETGELLHEMTGQEGRVTSVAFSPDGRLLAAANLGWRVRLFDVASGEEVRTLEGHEQSALCVAFHPSGRWLATGSSDETARIWDVATGTQVACIQAGTLVQDLEFSSDGEWLALTASEGIALVETEGWTQVRKAGGKDPYSHVAWLGTARLGVLTYNRLEVLDARSGDVLRTRPYESDGHERGVAFHPAGQRFALTAVDGKVRVSEMDSEPAPTLLTEKERVQNLWGRPEGEVAIVRRMDATLAVDARGHIRSFAPDYEEAYGQAWKTSPHDTLLAYPVSLMEEESSRLGIRLLDVKSLTPVRALSVNPGGEQGERALFLEERPMAFSPDGQLLAGVVEPGKVRVWRVADGALLHSLGGHEGPVTLVDFTPDGTCVVSGSPKGSRLLLHEVKGGTAVVDTEALVKPAPAYAAAAHAPWIAVGRGSGELELFEVPTGTRRVIQAAEAPVIGVGLSADGARVAACCRDEVVRIFDARTGALVRELPHPALAFSVALGEGVVVTMANDQCARFFELATGAPLREIQASVTPREAVGQRFWEALGDGPFALYRREEPEPLVHFQDAMEASVLLRDGLIVGRGRSERDMLYVLKLHLPSRARP
- a CDS encoding DUF6310 domain-containing protein, whose protein sequence is MRPRTCSASLLLLSACATMDPSPGELEDPSPPSPRFANLQRAAQYPWTDDGKCVVREASNEWPLLTERCFHALDRDRVRFRDVTGRCAVAYAGAAVPAAVALCVFAAPEIVVGAVIVIGAVVVATAIQEGIDAYQRNASRKRAKPKTQTRPTKELLANRAPKPKGPSTEDLFPSLPTDSNPRHPECEPIPIPHAGKDDPHDECADKFPPNRYPGMDVLVGGVRFDALQVAVRVLWEIKTHQFDTYNAFIQDREIEKELKQLREERAAALACGYDFVVGVSTQAHRDALLEEIPTLNVVITGCTR